The genomic interval CGCGGCAACCGGAAATGCTGTGATGGTCCTTTATTCCATCGGGAGCAAATTTGCTGGTGGGGGTATCGGCACCACAGCCTATTATGCCGTGCGGGGGTTACATCGCCACGGGATGCTCCGGCGTCTTCTGTGCGGCTCTTTCCGGCCCACCGAGATTCCCCGGGAGAAAATTCGCGCGATCGGGCTGCCCGATCGGGCTCTGCGCAAATTGGCCAGCCTGGATTCCAGTGGATGGCTGTGGCATCTTCAGGCAGTGCTCTACGACTTTTGGGCCTCCCGCCATCTGGAGCCCGCCGATGTCTTTCACGTCTGGGGGAACTACGGCCTGCGGAGCATTCAGCGTGCCCGAGGGATGGGGATGGTGACAGTGGTAGAGCGAGCCAATACCCACCCGATTTACCAGGCTCGTTTACTCAAAGAGGAGTATGCCCGTTGGGGGCTGACTTTTCGTGTGCCTCGCGCAACTCTGAAGCGGACGCTGGACGAGATGGCTCTCGCGGACTATGTGGTCATCCCTTCCGAGTTTGTACGGCAGAGTTTTCTGGAACAGGAGTTTCCTGAAGATAGGCTGGTTTGCATTCCCTTTGGAGTGGACATTGAGCGTTTCCGTCCCCCGGAAGGGAACAACCCGCATCCTTTTCGGGTGCTCTTCACAGGGCAGGTGGGGATTCGCAAGGGGGTGCCGTATCTTCTGGAGGCTTGGCGGCGGTTGGGATGGCGAGATGC from Anaerolineae bacterium carries:
- a CDS encoding glycosyltransferase family 4 protein yields the protein MGAATGNAVMVLYSIGSKFAGGGIGTTAYYAVRGLHRHGMLRRLLCGSFRPTEIPREKIRAIGLPDRALRKLASLDSSGWLWHLQAVLYDFWASRHLEPADVFHVWGNYGLRSIQRARGMGMVTVVERANTHPIYQARLLKEEYARWGLTFRVPRATLKRTLDEMALADYVVIPSEFVRQSFLEQEFPEDRLVCIPFGVDIERFRPPEGNNPHPFRVLFTGQVGIRKGVPYLLEAWRRLGWRDAELWLVGRVLPESQPILKHYRDLPGLNVVGHMEDPVRAYQQADIFVFPTVEEGSALVTYEALACGLPVVTTPNAGSVVQEGVEGFIVPIRDVEALAERMERLRADERLRREMGKAARARAKEFTWERYGNSLSSTYKRR